A portion of the Roseimicrobium gellanilyticum genome contains these proteins:
- a CDS encoding protein kinase domain-containing protein, with the protein MASEHIYALPKGYRLTLGERNYELQELLGHGNFGLTYLAYDHQLERHVAIKEMLPFDFAARARDGVRIVARGGPKNEESLEWARRSFLNEAKTLASLQHPSIVPVYDFFEDNGTAYLVMAYIDGDNLEAWLNKHARPSEDFLRTFTLTLLSALALVHEGGVMHRDLKPENIRMDRKSKLPVLIDFGNARMMTGLKTSNISAIVTAGYGPIEQYQTNGRQGPWTDLYALGAVLYRIFMRTDPPWATDRHENDPLVKLAHHPDLREYSTVFLAAIDKALQRRAQDRWQTCAAWEKALYVRPPLPPTPSTTPWGKIGAAFASCAVLGGSSLLWFTQTPQSSEQASRGPVMAVEYPLGRTLKHGKGAVDFGESAIGMTSTRTVVVKNVGQAELEGLALAHDGADEFSVSRLSSAPLPPQEDTNFIVSFTPREAGIRTATLHLASNSSDRDRPFDIIVSGIGAPPRAVPEPPIKTPDISLEQPVGTMLADGGSILKFGNITVGTESILDLTIRNTGQAELQVLSYTDLDGPAAKEYFVRSNGTSRSIAPGSTGTLSIRFMPAEAGPREASLHISSNAPGDRKIFDLGLMGVGQDVPKPKPRDSSGPWSFENPFINSLGMKFVPFTVVDLAPDGSVVTVRTMLGCIYETRKSDYGQIIPDYKISGSPEEPVTVAEPRLAKNFCLKLSALEGRNYHLPTDQEWSSMADLKEPAAMPWKDKKDNERYRKVFPWGETTGEALESLGNYASHKVCDVGKYRANPFGFYDLGGNVLEMCTDQNSGADSILMRGGSFMTRPWDSSQATTPEAKADIERNKLMYFTSAWRQTFAASEAAETGFRIVLEP; encoded by the coding sequence ATGGCCTCCGAACACATCTATGCTCTGCCAAAAGGATACCGCCTGACACTTGGCGAACGGAATTACGAGCTCCAGGAACTCCTGGGTCATGGAAACTTTGGCCTTACTTACCTGGCCTACGATCATCAACTCGAGCGTCACGTTGCCATCAAGGAAATGCTGCCGTTTGATTTCGCCGCGCGAGCCCGGGACGGGGTGAGGATTGTGGCCAGGGGCGGCCCGAAGAACGAAGAGTCGTTGGAGTGGGCGAGACGCTCCTTCCTGAACGAGGCGAAGACCCTGGCCAGCCTGCAGCACCCGTCCATCGTTCCAGTGTACGACTTCTTTGAGGACAATGGCACGGCCTACCTGGTGATGGCGTACATTGATGGGGACAACCTGGAGGCCTGGCTCAACAAGCATGCCCGGCCCAGCGAAGACTTCCTGCGCACCTTCACGCTGACACTGCTATCAGCGCTCGCCCTCGTGCATGAAGGGGGCGTGATGCACCGGGACTTGAAGCCTGAGAACATCCGCATGGACAGGAAGTCCAAGTTGCCGGTCCTGATCGACTTCGGCAACGCCCGCATGATGACCGGGCTGAAGACCTCCAATATCAGCGCCATAGTCACGGCGGGCTATGGCCCCATCGAGCAGTATCAGACCAACGGTAGACAAGGCCCATGGACGGATCTCTATGCCCTGGGAGCCGTGCTCTACCGGATTTTCATGCGCACAGACCCTCCGTGGGCGACGGACCGGCACGAGAATGATCCCCTGGTAAAACTGGCGCACCATCCCGATCTCCGCGAATACAGCACGGTCTTTCTGGCCGCGATTGACAAAGCACTGCAGCGCCGTGCCCAGGACAGGTGGCAGACTTGTGCCGCCTGGGAAAAGGCCCTGTATGTCCGGCCGCCCCTGCCACCCACGCCATCGACGACACCCTGGGGTAAGATCGGCGCCGCCTTTGCCTCATGCGCCGTCCTCGGCGGAAGCTCACTCCTTTGGTTCACCCAGACACCCCAGTCATCCGAACAGGCCAGCCGCGGGCCGGTGATGGCAGTCGAGTATCCCCTGGGCCGCACCCTGAAACATGGCAAAGGCGCGGTCGACTTCGGGGAGTCCGCCATCGGCATGACCTCGACAAGAACGGTAGTGGTCAAGAACGTGGGCCAAGCTGAACTCGAAGGCCTGGCACTCGCGCACGATGGTGCAGATGAGTTCTCCGTGTCCCGCCTCAGCAGCGCTCCCCTGCCTCCCCAGGAGGACACGAATTTCATCGTGAGCTTTACGCCCCGCGAAGCAGGAATCCGGACCGCGACGCTGCACCTGGCGAGCAACTCCTCCGACCGTGACCGTCCCTTTGACATCATCGTGAGCGGCATCGGAGCGCCGCCGCGTGCCGTACCCGAGCCTCCCATCAAAACACCGGACATCTCCCTGGAGCAACCTGTGGGCACGATGCTGGCGGATGGAGGAAGCATCCTCAAGTTTGGCAACATCACGGTCGGAACCGAGTCCATCCTGGACCTGACCATCCGAAACACGGGCCAGGCGGAGCTGCAGGTGCTGTCCTATACCGACCTGGATGGGCCCGCTGCGAAGGAATACTTCGTCCGCTCCAATGGAACGAGCCGCAGCATTGCCCCGGGCTCCACCGGGACACTGAGCATCCGCTTCATGCCCGCTGAAGCTGGTCCACGGGAGGCCTCGCTGCACATCTCCAGCAATGCACCGGGCGACAGGAAGATTTTTGATCTCGGCCTCATGGGCGTGGGACAGGACGTGCCCAAACCAAAACCCAGGGACAGTTCTGGCCCGTGGAGCTTCGAGAATCCCTTTATCAATTCTTTGGGCATGAAGTTTGTGCCCTTCACCGTGGTCGACCTCGCGCCTGATGGCAGTGTGGTGACGGTGCGGACGATGCTGGGGTGCATCTACGAGACTCGGAAGTCGGACTACGGACAGATCATTCCCGATTACAAAATCTCAGGTTCTCCCGAGGAACCTGTCACCGTAGCAGAACCCAGGCTCGCCAAAAACTTTTGCCTCAAACTAAGTGCACTGGAAGGGCGCAACTACCACCTCCCCACGGACCAGGAATGGAGCAGCATGGCGGATCTCAAAGAGCCCGCGGCCATGCCGTGGAAAGATAAGAAGGATAACGAGCGATACCGCAAGGTATTCCCCTGGGGAGAGACAACCGGAGAGGCGCTGGAATCCTTGGGAAACTATGCCTCACACAAGGTTTGTGATGTGGGGAAGTATCGCGCCAACCCCTTTGGCTTCTACGACCTCGGCGGCAATGTGCTGGAAATGTGCACCGACCAGAACTCGGGTGCGGACAGCATCCTGATGCGGGGAGGTTCGTTTATGACCCGCCCGTGGGATTCCAGTCAGGCAACAACACCTGAGGCCAAGGCCGACATCGAACGAAACAAGCTCATGTATTTCACCTCAGCCTGGAGGCAAACCTTTGCTGCCTCTGAGGCAGCCGAAACTGGGTTCCGGATTGTCTTGGAACCGTGA
- a CDS encoding RNA polymerase sigma factor, with product MHKPSKKLQMNDEIRTRPTLLSRLRTNTDDKAWLRFYEMYEGVILSMSRMWGLSEATSRDVLQEVMLAVNRMSKTFTYDRENRVFIANPDGLDGTKGKKHGGFRQWLFVVTKRAIWKHRYNAQREREVLFSDLSNDSADGGRDLIEQIKDDDASPDTIVDEESERNYTMALFEQAIRLLPQCTKRSHPRKLALFLALKLPQVFETTLASSSSPLPAEHMMEIKALARLPRDGAGCLTKPAIMTHYKMSSNHVDKEVKFIKDKLAEIFADLRAGRDPRDS from the coding sequence ATGCACAAACCTAGCAAGAAACTGCAGATGAACGATGAGATCCGCACTCGTCCCACGCTGCTTTCACGCCTTCGCACCAATACGGACGACAAAGCCTGGCTGCGCTTTTATGAGATGTACGAGGGTGTGATCCTCAGCATGTCCCGTATGTGGGGACTCAGTGAGGCCACGTCAAGGGACGTCCTCCAGGAGGTGATGCTGGCGGTCAACCGCATGTCCAAGACCTTTACCTATGATCGCGAGAATCGCGTTTTCATCGCCAATCCTGACGGACTCGATGGTACCAAGGGCAAGAAGCACGGTGGGTTCCGGCAATGGTTGTTCGTGGTGACCAAGCGGGCCATCTGGAAGCACCGCTACAATGCGCAGCGCGAGCGGGAGGTGCTGTTCTCGGACCTTTCGAATGACTCGGCGGACGGTGGCCGTGACCTGATTGAGCAAATCAAGGATGACGATGCCTCGCCCGATACCATCGTGGACGAAGAATCCGAGCGGAACTACACCATGGCGCTCTTCGAGCAGGCCATCCGTCTGCTGCCCCAGTGCACGAAGAGGAGTCATCCGCGCAAGCTCGCCTTGTTCCTCGCCTTGAAACTGCCGCAGGTCTTCGAAACCACCCTGGCATCGTCTTCCTCCCCCCTGCCTGCGGAACACATGATGGAAATAAAGGCCCTGGCCAGGCTCCCACGAGATGGAGCCGGATGCCTCACCAAGCCAGCCATCATGACGCACTACAAGATGTCGAGCAACCACGTGGACAAGGAAGTCAAGTTCATCAAAGACAAACTCGCCGAAATTTTTGCAGACCTGCGTGCCGGTCGCGATCCCCGGGACAGCTAG